The Actinomadura sp. WMMB 499 genome includes a window with the following:
- a CDS encoding helix-turn-helix domain-containing protein, with protein MLRPGLPRLARELVDEVRRCVPAFDEPLRGEPGTAIRRCVERCLGRFVDRIADPSVRNSPDAEILRALGRSEFHEGRSMESLQAAYRIGVGTIRRRFTADGLAAGFSPETMCALAEAMFAHLNELVSYSAQGYSEQAARRNGTSPRPRRRLLELLTAPGRTSEAAVRRLAAETQWRLPSDAACVALDIPATDVRPFSFGVASDVLMDLESPYPFLLVPDADGPGRQRMLDRALGSVTFAVGPTLALPQAALSLRLARQTLGLVQRGIIPRDPPPRGADHLSTLLLFSDEDIMSLMIQRTYARTEELRVHNRGQLPETLLTLLTTGGSAPEISARLNVHPQTVRNRMNKIEELFGDRVRDPRWRFEMQIILRSQALLEREA; from the coding sequence GTGCTCCGGCCCGGGCTGCCGCGGCTGGCGCGGGAGCTCGTGGACGAGGTCCGGCGGTGCGTGCCCGCGTTCGACGAGCCGCTGCGCGGGGAACCCGGTACGGCGATCCGCAGGTGCGTCGAGCGGTGCCTCGGCCGGTTCGTCGACCGCATCGCCGACCCGTCCGTCCGGAACTCCCCCGACGCCGAGATACTGCGGGCATTGGGCCGCAGCGAGTTCCACGAGGGACGCAGCATGGAATCCCTGCAGGCCGCCTACCGGATCGGGGTCGGGACGATCCGGCGGCGCTTCACCGCCGACGGGCTGGCGGCCGGGTTCTCGCCGGAGACCATGTGCGCGCTGGCCGAGGCGATGTTCGCCCATCTCAACGAGCTCGTCTCGTATTCCGCGCAGGGGTATTCGGAACAGGCGGCTCGCCGCAACGGGACGTCACCGCGACCACGGCGGCGGCTGCTGGAGCTGCTGACCGCCCCCGGCCGTACCTCCGAGGCCGCCGTCCGGCGCCTGGCCGCCGAAACGCAGTGGCGGTTGCCGTCCGATGCCGCGTGCGTCGCCCTCGACATCCCCGCCACGGACGTCCGGCCGTTCTCGTTCGGCGTCGCGTCCGACGTCCTGATGGACCTGGAAAGCCCCTATCCCTTCCTGCTCGTCCCCGACGCCGACGGCCCGGGACGGCAGCGGATGCTCGATCGCGCGCTGGGCTCCGTCACGTTCGCCGTGGGCCCGACCCTCGCCCTGCCCCAGGCGGCGCTGTCGCTGCGCCTGGCGCGGCAGACGCTCGGCCTGGTCCAGCGCGGCATCATCCCCCGCGATCCGCCGCCGCGCGGCGCGGACCACCTGTCCACCCTGCTGCTGTTCAGCGACGAGGACATCATGTCCCTGATGATCCAGCGCACCTACGCGCGCACCGAGGAACTGCGGGTGCACAATCGCGGGCAGCTTCCCGAGACCCTGCTCACCCTTCTGACCACCGGCGGGAGCGCGCCCGAGATCAGCGCGCGGCTCAACGTGCACCCGCAGACCGTGCGCAACCGGATGAACAAGATCGAGGAGCTCTTCGGCGACCGGGTCCGCGATCCCCGCTGGCGCTTCGAGATGCAGATCATCCTGCGTTCGCAAGCCCTCCTGGAGCGGGAGGCGTGA
- a CDS encoding aldo/keto reductase: MSSDRSRPGRPTSTQAARLTERLRRAAVDTFLQNGYDGTTMEAVARAAGVTKGTLYGRYPDKRTLFLAVSSWALTRQERDERVVEPLPDDLAAALTVIARAILARAVDPDIVRMSRMAIAESERFPEFAAGARAVTWTPRMRVIMDLLRRHRDAGSLVVGDIEIAAEQFFAMVGSMPAWLAAYGTYRTPEVEEAHVRHAVHLFLHGVLVREESPEPPGEERADPPREPGPRRAGPVRRTAPIGDERRRLGSAGLHLSPLGLGTAAFGGRDCDERSATALVHRYLDAGGAFVHTAGPVAEEICGRALGDGRGRVVLAAGAGTPTGHGARGGANGRAHLRAACEASLRRLRTDHIDLYLLDADDPVTPLEETVDALDDLVRAGKVLYIGVSNFRAYRVMKALSISDRRSRTRFAAVRGRYDPSARHLERELFPLLAEEGLGFIGDGPRAAGAPPADGAPALASGAERLGCTPDQLMLAAQLAGPVASVISDAATVAGLEEHLAATRIRIPADLAAGLGGDSLGKASP, encoded by the coding sequence GTGAGCAGCGATCGTTCCCGGCCCGGGCGTCCGACGTCGACCCAGGCGGCCCGCCTGACCGAGCGGCTCCGGCGGGCCGCGGTCGACACGTTCCTGCAGAACGGGTACGACGGGACCACCATGGAGGCGGTGGCGCGGGCCGCGGGCGTCACCAAGGGCACGCTGTACGGCCGGTACCCCGACAAGCGGACGCTCTTCCTCGCCGTGAGCTCGTGGGCGCTTACCCGTCAGGAGCGGGACGAACGGGTCGTGGAACCGCTGCCCGACGACCTCGCGGCGGCGCTGACGGTGATCGCGCGCGCGATCCTGGCGCGCGCGGTCGATCCGGACATCGTCCGGATGAGCCGGATGGCGATCGCCGAGTCCGAGCGCTTCCCCGAGTTCGCCGCGGGGGCCCGGGCCGTTACCTGGACGCCGCGCATGCGGGTCATCATGGACCTGCTCCGGCGGCACCGGGACGCCGGATCCCTGGTCGTCGGCGACATCGAGATCGCCGCCGAGCAGTTCTTCGCGATGGTGGGCTCGATGCCGGCGTGGCTCGCCGCGTACGGCACCTACCGGACGCCCGAGGTCGAGGAAGCGCACGTCCGGCATGCGGTGCACCTGTTCCTGCACGGCGTCCTGGTCCGGGAGGAATCCCCGGAACCGCCGGGCGAGGAGCGTGCGGACCCGCCCCGAGAGCCCGGGCCGCGCCGCGCCGGGCCCGTCCGGCGCACCGCGCCGATCGGGGACGAACGGCGGCGCCTCGGCAGCGCCGGCCTGCATCTTTCCCCGCTCGGGCTGGGGACCGCGGCGTTCGGGGGACGCGACTGCGACGAGCGGAGCGCGACCGCGCTGGTCCATCGCTACCTCGACGCGGGCGGGGCCTTCGTCCACACCGCCGGTCCCGTCGCCGAGGAGATCTGCGGCCGGGCGCTGGGGGACGGCCGGGGCCGAGTCGTCCTGGCCGCGGGCGCCGGGACCCCGACCGGGCACGGGGCGCGCGGCGGCGCGAACGGCCGCGCCCACCTGCGCGCGGCCTGCGAGGCGAGCCTGCGGCGGCTCCGGACCGACCACATCGACCTGTACCTGCTCGACGCCGACGACCCGGTCACCCCGCTGGAGGAGACGGTCGACGCGCTGGACGACCTGGTGCGCGCGGGCAAGGTGCTCTACATCGGCGTATCGAACTTCCGCGCCTACCGGGTCATGAAGGCACTGTCGATCAGCGACCGGCGGAGCAGGACGCGGTTCGCCGCCGTGCGGGGCCGCTACGACCCGTCGGCGCGGCATCTCGAACGCGAACTCTTCCCGCTCCTGGCGGAGGAGGGCCTCGGCTTCATCGGCGACGGCCCGCGCGCGGCCGGTGCGCCGCCGGCGGACGGCGCACCGGCCTTGGCCTCCGGAGCGGAGCGGCTCGGCTGCACGCCGGACCAGCTGATGCTGGCCGCGCAACTCGCCGGCCCCGTCGCCTCGGTCATCAGCGACGCCGCCACCGTCGCCGGATTGGAGGAGCATCTCGCGGCGACGCGCATCCGGATTCCGGCCGACCTCGCCGCCGGGCTCGGCGGCGACTCCCTCGGAAAGGCGAGTCCATGA
- a CDS encoding SDR family NAD(P)-dependent oxidoreductase gives MTRDDGQNAGGELAGRVAVVTGASRGIGKGVALALAERGAAVYVTGRTVTAGASPLPGTIAETAAECDRRGGEGVAVRVDHADDEQVAALFARVRRERGRLDILVNNAFALPEDLTEARPFWEKPLSNWEMVDVGVRSNYVAAWHAARIMTPRRSGLVVAISGYTGVSYTYGVVFGTAKSAVDRMARDMAVELRPHGVTSVSLWQGLTFTERAERNLAAVPGLKDESATRPENGCSPEYPGRVIAALANDPDVLHRTGGTFITAELGRDYGVTDIDGRHVPSLRASRGSPIWSPLEQPPGTPAEDD, from the coding sequence ATGACGCGGGACGACGGACAGAACGCCGGGGGAGAGCTGGCGGGAAGAGTCGCGGTCGTCACGGGCGCGAGCCGGGGGATCGGCAAGGGCGTCGCGCTCGCCCTGGCGGAGCGGGGAGCCGCGGTCTACGTGACCGGACGCACCGTCACCGCCGGCGCGTCGCCGCTGCCCGGCACCATCGCGGAGACGGCGGCCGAGTGCGACCGCCGCGGCGGCGAGGGCGTCGCCGTCCGGGTCGACCACGCCGACGACGAGCAGGTCGCCGCCCTGTTCGCGCGCGTCCGGCGCGAGCGGGGACGGCTCGACATCCTGGTCAACAACGCCTTCGCGCTGCCGGAAGACCTCACCGAGGCCAGGCCGTTCTGGGAGAAGCCGCTGTCGAACTGGGAGATGGTCGACGTCGGCGTCCGGTCGAACTACGTGGCCGCCTGGCACGCCGCCCGGATCATGACGCCGCGGCGGTCCGGCCTCGTCGTCGCGATCTCCGGGTACACCGGCGTCTCCTACACCTACGGCGTCGTCTTCGGCACGGCCAAGTCCGCCGTGGACCGGATGGCCCGCGACATGGCCGTCGAGCTGCGGCCCCACGGCGTCACGTCCGTCTCGCTGTGGCAGGGCCTCACCTTCACCGAACGCGCCGAGCGCAACCTGGCCGCCGTCCCCGGCCTCAAGGACGAGAGTGCGACGCGGCCGGAGAACGGCTGCTCGCCGGAGTACCCCGGACGCGTGATCGCCGCCCTGGCGAACGACCCGGACGTCCTGCACCGCACCGGCGGCACCTTCATCACCGCCGAGCTGGGCCGGGACTACGGCGTCACCGACATCGACGGCAGGCACGTCCCGTCGCTGCGCGCATCGCGCGGCTCGCCGATCTGGTCGCCGCTCGAACAGCCCCCCGGAACCCCAGCGGAGGACGACTGA
- a CDS encoding nuclear transport factor 2 family protein, which translates to MSLTPERLDELADLLDRRRIFDCLTRFCRGMDRFDRECFLSAFHDDATIAAGDFVGGPAELYDWASAMHERGQSATQHNLTNHTCDIDGDTAHTETYYLFAARNRDDGNWIAGGRYIDRLERRDGQWRIAVRTNAIEWSGTLPTMPLPFADVPDLHLNGTPTRGADDPSYRRPLTNVREHRVPR; encoded by the coding sequence ATGTCCCTCACCCCTGAGCGGCTCGACGAGCTCGCGGACCTGCTCGACCGGCGCCGGATCTTCGACTGCCTGACCCGTTTCTGCCGGGGCATGGACCGGTTCGACCGGGAATGCTTCCTCTCCGCCTTCCACGACGACGCCACGATCGCCGCGGGCGACTTCGTGGGCGGGCCCGCGGAACTCTACGACTGGGCCTCGGCGATGCACGAGCGCGGCCAGTCGGCGACGCAGCACAACCTGACCAACCACACCTGCGACATCGACGGCGACACGGCCCACACCGAGACGTACTACCTGTTCGCCGCCCGCAACCGCGACGACGGCAACTGGATCGCCGGCGGACGGTACATCGACCGGCTGGAGCGCCGGGACGGGCAATGGCGGATCGCCGTGCGCACCAACGCGATCGAATGGTCCGGGACGCTTCCCACCATGCCCCTTCCGTTCGCCGACGTGCCGGACCTGCACCTCAACGGCACACCGACGCGCGGCGCGGACGACCCGTCCTACCGGCGCCCGCTGACGAACGTGCGAGAGCACCGCGTCCCCCGCTGA
- a CDS encoding TauD/TfdA family dioxygenase — MSVIATKKLGAVGVEVLDVGTDRLLNDPEVPEACMEALEEHGVLLFRGLHADDATQVAFSRRLGEPARFRGYANPEVMEISFDPGNPNAEYFASNDYWHIDGAMDEIPAKASLLSARVTASKGGETEFASTYAAYDTLSDEEKERYADLRVAHTFEAVQRLNYPDPTPKQLAQWAKRPPREHPLVWVHRSGRRSLVFGATASHIVGMPVEEGRALLADVERRATAPDRVLRHSWTEGDMVMWDNRGLVHRACPFDRSEPRRMHRSTLVGDEPIE, encoded by the coding sequence ATGAGCGTGATCGCGACGAAGAAGCTGGGCGCGGTCGGAGTCGAGGTGCTCGACGTCGGCACCGACCGGCTCCTGAACGACCCCGAGGTCCCGGAGGCGTGCATGGAGGCGCTCGAGGAGCACGGCGTCCTGCTGTTCCGCGGACTGCACGCCGACGACGCCACGCAGGTCGCCTTCAGCCGCAGGCTGGGGGAACCGGCCAGGTTCCGCGGGTACGCGAACCCGGAGGTCATGGAGATCAGCTTCGATCCCGGCAACCCGAACGCCGAGTACTTCGCGAGCAACGACTACTGGCACATCGACGGCGCCATGGACGAGATCCCGGCGAAGGCGTCCCTCCTCAGCGCCCGCGTGACCGCCTCGAAGGGCGGCGAGACCGAGTTCGCCAGCACCTACGCGGCCTACGACACCCTGTCCGACGAGGAGAAGGAGCGGTACGCCGACCTGCGCGTGGCCCACACCTTCGAGGCGGTCCAGCGACTCAACTACCCGGACCCGACGCCGAAGCAGCTGGCGCAGTGGGCGAAGCGTCCGCCCCGCGAGCACCCGCTGGTCTGGGTGCACCGGTCGGGACGCCGTTCGCTGGTGTTCGGCGCGACGGCGTCGCACATCGTCGGGATGCCCGTCGAGGAGGGCCGGGCCCTGCTGGCGGACGTGGAACGGCGCGCCACCGCGCCCGACCGGGTGCTGCGGCACTCCTGGACCGAGGGGGACATGGTGATGTGGGACAACCGGGGCCTGGTCCACCGCGCCTGCCCCTTCGACCGGAGCGAGCCCCGCCGCATGCACCGCAGCACGCTCGTCGGCGACGAGCCCATCGAATGA
- a CDS encoding enoyl-CoA hydratase/isomerase family protein, whose translation MSGDAPILLIEDADRVRTMTLNRPDSLNAFNEALYDALTDALHEAAEDPAVAVVLLTGGGRAFSAGTDLVEMGERISNPDFEPGRHGFIGLIDALEAFDKPLILAVNGLGLGIGLTVIGFADLVLMSADARLKTPFTSLGVAPEAASSYLLPRLIGRQNAAWILLSAEWVSAAEAREMGLVWRVCEPAGLMAEARRVAVTLASRPISSLREVKRDMTAPLREEIRRARERENDGFARLMGGPANAEALAAFAEGRDPDFASLPPGW comes from the coding sequence GTGAGCGGGGACGCGCCGATCCTGCTGATCGAGGACGCCGACCGCGTCCGGACGATGACGCTCAACCGTCCGGACTCGCTCAACGCGTTCAACGAGGCCCTGTACGACGCGCTGACGGACGCGCTGCACGAGGCGGCCGAGGATCCCGCGGTGGCCGTGGTGCTGCTGACCGGCGGCGGCCGCGCGTTCAGCGCCGGCACCGATCTGGTGGAGATGGGGGAGCGGATCTCGAACCCGGACTTCGAGCCGGGACGGCACGGGTTCATCGGTCTCATCGACGCGCTGGAGGCGTTCGACAAGCCCCTGATCCTCGCCGTCAACGGGCTGGGGCTGGGGATCGGGCTGACCGTCATCGGCTTCGCGGACCTGGTCCTGATGTCCGCCGACGCGCGGCTCAAGACCCCGTTCACGAGCCTGGGCGTCGCGCCGGAGGCGGCGTCGAGCTACCTGCTGCCCCGCCTGATCGGCCGGCAGAACGCCGCCTGGATCCTGCTGTCGGCGGAGTGGGTCTCGGCGGCCGAGGCCAGGGAGATGGGCCTGGTCTGGCGGGTGTGCGAGCCCGCGGGCCTGATGGCGGAGGCGCGCCGGGTCGCGGTCACGCTGGCGAGCCGTCCCATCTCGAGCCTGCGGGAGGTCAAGCGCGACATGACCGCGCCGCTGCGGGAAGAGATCCGGCGGGCCCGGGAACGGGAGAACGACGGCTTCGCCCGGCTCATGGGCGGCCCCGCCAACGCCGAGGCGCTGGCCGCCTTCGCGGAGGGCCGCGACCCCGACTTCGCGTCGCTGCCACCGGGCTGGTGA
- a CDS encoding response regulator transcription factor — protein MDTEREPVRVAIVDDDRLVRMALRLIIDGEPDLTVVAEAADGDAAITVADEHRPDVVLMDVRMPGRDGLAATRELLARPAPPRVLMLTTFDSDELILGALRAGALGFVLKDTPPPGIVDAVRTVADGNPALSPVATARVIAAATGPGSADARASARDAARERLSALTGRELDTARGIADGLGNPEIAERLHISVATVKAHTGSLFAKLAVENRVQIALLVRDAEG, from the coding sequence GTGGATACCGAGCGGGAGCCGGTGCGCGTCGCCATCGTCGACGACGACCGGCTGGTGCGGATGGCGCTGCGCCTCATCATCGACGGTGAACCGGACCTGACGGTCGTCGCGGAGGCGGCCGACGGGGACGCCGCGATCACCGTGGCGGACGAGCATCGGCCGGACGTCGTCCTGATGGACGTGCGGATGCCCGGCCGCGACGGGCTCGCCGCGACCCGGGAACTCCTCGCCCGGCCCGCGCCGCCGCGGGTGCTCATGCTGACCACGTTCGACTCCGACGAGCTGATCCTCGGCGCGCTGCGCGCCGGAGCCCTCGGGTTCGTCCTCAAGGACACTCCCCCGCCGGGGATCGTGGACGCGGTGCGGACGGTCGCGGACGGGAACCCCGCGCTGTCCCCGGTCGCCACCGCGCGGGTGATCGCCGCGGCCACCGGGCCGGGCTCGGCGGACGCCCGCGCCTCGGCGCGCGATGCCGCGCGGGAACGGCTGTCCGCGCTGACCGGACGGGAACTCGACACCGCACGGGGCATCGCGGACGGGCTGGGCAACCCGGAGATCGCCGAGCGGCTGCACATCAGCGTCGCGACCGTCAAGGCGCACACCGGAAGCCTGTTCGCCAAGCTGGCGGTCGAGAACCGGGTGCAGATCGCGCTCCTGGTCCGCGACGCGGAGGGGTGA
- a CDS encoding sensor histidine kinase, which yields MDTDGAPRLGGWRQAWRLAAAAAAGVPVWLLTGVLLPPGQATEAGSWLITGDPLVASGCLAALLWRRRFPLAVALTVAILSTASTLASGAALLALASISTRRRPVEIGAVVLAYVTASQFTAGFYPVERPPGAVWLGFAFPALAAGIAVAVGVAVGARRAEVRSLRDRAESAEREQAARAAQARALERNRIAREMHDVLAHRISLVAMQAGVLTHRSDLPVEENRVLISGIADGSHQALEELRDVLGVLRSDTDRPEPPQPSLGGIPELVADARASGLDVTLTTSVAGTPPEAVGRTCYRIVQEGLTNAAKHAPGAHVDVAVEGTAGDEMRVSVRNAPAAMPAVRPPASGFGLLGVGERITIAGGRLDHRPTPDGGYILAARLPWPNHDHDKGS from the coding sequence GTGGACACGGACGGCGCGCCGCGCCTCGGGGGGTGGCGGCAGGCATGGCGACTGGCCGCGGCGGCCGCGGCGGGCGTGCCCGTCTGGCTCCTCACCGGTGTGCTGCTGCCGCCGGGGCAGGCGACCGAAGCGGGGTCCTGGCTGATCACCGGTGATCCGCTGGTGGCTTCGGGGTGCCTGGCGGCGCTGCTGTGGCGGCGGCGGTTCCCGCTCGCGGTGGCCTTGACGGTCGCGATCCTCTCGACCGCGTCGACGCTCGCGAGCGGCGCCGCGCTCCTGGCGCTGGCCTCGATCTCCACGCGTCGCCGTCCGGTGGAGATCGGGGCGGTCGTGCTCGCCTACGTGACCGCGTCCCAGTTCACCGCGGGGTTCTACCCGGTCGAGCGTCCGCCCGGCGCGGTGTGGCTCGGGTTCGCGTTCCCGGCACTGGCCGCGGGCATCGCGGTGGCCGTGGGGGTGGCCGTCGGCGCGCGGCGCGCCGAAGTGCGGTCCTTGCGGGACCGGGCGGAGAGCGCGGAGCGGGAACAGGCCGCACGGGCGGCGCAGGCACGGGCCCTGGAGCGGAACCGGATCGCCCGTGAGATGCACGACGTGCTCGCGCACCGGATCTCCCTGGTCGCCATGCAGGCCGGCGTCCTGACCCATCGCAGCGACCTCCCGGTCGAGGAGAACCGTGTGCTGATCAGCGGTATCGCCGACGGCTCCCACCAGGCGCTGGAGGAACTTCGGGACGTTCTCGGTGTGCTCCGGTCCGACACGGACCGTCCGGAACCGCCGCAGCCGTCCCTCGGCGGGATCCCCGAGCTGGTCGCCGACGCACGCGCGTCCGGACTGGACGTCACGCTCACCACCAGCGTGGCGGGAACACCGCCGGAGGCCGTCGGGCGCACCTGCTACCGGATCGTCCAGGAAGGCCTGACCAACGCCGCCAAGCACGCCCCGGGCGCGCACGTCGACGTCGCCGTCGAGGGAACCGCCGGCGACGAGATGCGCGTCAGCGTCCGCAACGCCCCCGCCGCCATGCCGGCCGTCCGTCCGCCGGCATCGGGATTCGGCCTCCTCGGCGTCGGCGAGCGGATCACCATCGCGGGCGGACGGCTCGACCATCGCCCGACGCCCGACGGCGGCTACATCCTGGCCGCGCGGCTACCCTGGCCGAACCACGACCACGACAAGGGAAGCTGA
- a CDS encoding alpha/beta hydrolase yields the protein MRRTSSLAPAATATAATAIPGTPPAGAREPRRAGGERATRVEAGRGGHEPCPFGGNACAKDAVMASPTTGQRPPRDLARAAESGE from the coding sequence ATGCGGAGAACCTCGTCCCTCGCCCCCGCCGCCACCGCGACGGCGGCGACCGCGATCCCGGGGACACCGCCGGCCGGCGCCCGTGAACCGCGCCGGGCGGGCGGGGAGCGGGCCACGAGGGTGGAGGCCGGCCGGGGCGGACACGAGCCCTGCCCGTTCGGCGGCAACGCGTGCGCGAAGGACGCGGTGATGGCATCGCCGACCACCGGGCAGCGGCCACCGCGGGATCTCGCCCGCGCGGCGGAGTCGGGCGAGTAG
- a CDS encoding FadR/GntR family transcriptional regulator, whose translation MPTLHEEVLAKLGPLIVSGALAPGAKVNLEWVQQEFGVSRTVAREAVQVLASKRLVASRRRTGVTVLPADEWDSYDRAVIRWRLDGPERGAHLRQLSQLRTAIEPPAAALAALAADDRQRRRIVELGAAMEETGAAGDLTAFLEHDIAFHRLLLEASGNVMFVGLAHVVEEVLRGRTFHRLMPTRPKAEARRLHLVVAEAVAGRESEVARAAMTAICVEVVNEMGRLGGNGVPAP comes from the coding sequence ATGCCGACGCTGCACGAGGAGGTCCTCGCCAAGCTCGGGCCCCTGATCGTCTCGGGAGCCCTCGCGCCGGGGGCGAAGGTCAACCTGGAGTGGGTGCAGCAGGAGTTCGGCGTGTCGCGGACCGTCGCCCGGGAGGCGGTGCAGGTGCTCGCGTCGAAGCGGCTGGTCGCCAGTCGCCGCCGGACCGGCGTCACGGTCCTGCCTGCGGACGAGTGGGACTCCTACGACCGCGCCGTGATCAGGTGGCGGCTGGACGGGCCGGAGCGGGGCGCGCACCTGCGGCAGCTCTCGCAGCTGCGCACCGCGATCGAACCGCCCGCCGCCGCGCTCGCCGCCCTGGCGGCGGACGATCGGCAGCGGCGGCGGATCGTCGAGCTCGGGGCGGCGATGGAGGAGACGGGCGCGGCCGGTGACCTGACCGCGTTCCTCGAGCACGACATCGCCTTCCACCGGCTGCTGCTCGAGGCCTCCGGGAACGTGATGTTCGTCGGCCTCGCCCACGTCGTGGAGGAGGTGCTGCGCGGGCGCACGTTCCACCGGCTGATGCCGACGCGGCCCAAGGCCGAGGCGCGCCGCCTCCATCTCGTGGTGGCCGAGGCGGTCGCGGGCCGCGAGTCCGAGGTCGCCAGGGCGGCGATGACCGCGATCTGCGTCGAGGTCGTCAACGAGATGGGGCGGCTCGGCGGGAACGGCGTCCCGGCCCCCTGA
- a CDS encoding GntP family permease, whose product MEAIEPQFGTLTLLLIAAGAVAVLLFLIMKVKLHAFVSLVLVSVLTAIAVGFEPGDIPDVLMYGFADTIGSVALLVAFGVMLGRLLEVTGGAQTLADTLIGRFGEKRAPLALGVASLLFGFPIFFDAGLVIFVPIILTVARRFGGSLLSYALPAAGAFAAMHALVPPHPGPVAAANLIGANVGLTLLVGIPIAVVAWYVGVLLVSRFLAARVTVSLPDVVFGEVRDGQKSDEPDWRGPSFGTVLMLLLVPLVLISFNTVLTTLVDTGVLAEDQAWVGYLSLIGHTPVALMITVVLAILVLGRPNASMATVSRIVDQALGPVCAIILITGAGGMFGGVLELSGIGDALSGSLSDLGISLILQAFIIATLLRVAQGSATVALTTTGGLIAGAVADADLGDFKLTLLVVAIAAGATVLSHVNDSGFWLVSRLFGMDEKTTLKTWTVVETTLGLSVFAIASLLWLVT is encoded by the coding sequence GTGGAAGCGATCGAACCCCAGTTCGGCACCCTCACTCTGTTGCTGATAGCGGCCGGTGCCGTGGCGGTGCTGCTGTTCCTGATCATGAAGGTGAAGCTGCACGCGTTCGTCTCCCTGGTCCTGGTGAGCGTGCTGACGGCGATCGCCGTCGGGTTCGAGCCCGGCGACATCCCCGACGTGCTGATGTACGGGTTCGCCGACACGATCGGCTCGGTGGCCCTGCTCGTCGCGTTCGGCGTCATGCTCGGCCGGCTGCTGGAGGTGACCGGCGGCGCGCAGACGCTCGCGGACACGCTCATCGGCCGCTTCGGCGAGAAACGGGCCCCGCTGGCGCTGGGCGTAGCGTCCCTGCTCTTCGGGTTCCCGATCTTCTTCGACGCCGGGCTCGTCATCTTCGTTCCGATCATCCTCACCGTGGCGCGGCGCTTCGGCGGTTCCTTGCTCTCCTACGCGCTGCCCGCGGCGGGCGCGTTCGCCGCGATGCACGCGCTCGTCCCGCCCCACCCCGGTCCCGTCGCGGCGGCGAACCTGATCGGCGCGAACGTCGGGCTCACCCTGCTCGTCGGCATCCCGATCGCGGTGGTGGCCTGGTACGTCGGAGTCCTGCTGGTCTCCCGCTTCCTCGCCGCGAGGGTCACCGTGTCACTGCCGGACGTGGTCTTCGGCGAGGTGCGGGACGGCCAGAAGTCCGACGAGCCCGACTGGCGGGGGCCGTCCTTCGGCACGGTCCTGATGCTGCTGCTCGTCCCGCTGGTGCTGATCTCCTTCAACACGGTGCTCACGACGCTGGTCGACACCGGCGTGCTCGCGGAGGATCAGGCCTGGGTCGGCTACCTGAGCCTGATCGGGCACACTCCGGTGGCCCTGATGATCACGGTCGTCCTCGCGATCCTGGTGCTCGGCCGGCCCAACGCGTCGATGGCCACCGTCAGCAGGATCGTCGACCAGGCGCTCGGTCCGGTCTGCGCCATCATCCTGATCACCGGCGCCGGCGGCATGTTCGGCGGGGTGCTGGAGCTGAGCGGGATCGGCGACGCGCTGAGCGGGAGCCTGTCCGACCTCGGCATCTCCCTGATCCTGCAGGCCTTCATCATCGCGACCCTGCTGCGCGTCGCGCAGGGCTCCGCCACCGTCGCGCTGACCACGACCGGCGGGCTGATCGCGGGGGCGGTGGCCGACGCCGACCTGGGCGACTTCAAGCTGACCCTTCTCGTGGTCGCCATCGCGGCGGGCGCCACCGTGCTCTCGCACGTGAACGACTCGGGCTTCTGGCTGGTGAGCCGGCTGTTCGGGATGGACGAGAAGACCACGCTGAAGACCTGGACCGTCGTGGAGACCACGCTCGGGCTGTCGGTGTTCGCGATCGCCTCGCTCCTGTGGCTGGTCACCTGA